A DNA window from Loxodonta africana isolate mLoxAfr1 chromosome 7, mLoxAfr1.hap2, whole genome shotgun sequence contains the following coding sequences:
- the LOC135231837 gene encoding putative olfactory receptor 5AK3 has protein sequence MTQGNDTEVTEFFLLGFGGQHKFRYVLFIVFLVIYMTSIMGNIGMILLIKTDPRLQTPMYFFLQHLAFVDICYTSAITPKMLQNFIVENKSISFVGCTIQLLIYGTFVTTDCYLLATMAVDRYVAICNPLHYPTVMSRRVCIQLVAGSYVVGSINASIHTGFTFSLSFCKSNIINHFFCDGPPILSLSCSSIKINILLLAVFVGFNLMFTVMVVIFSYIYILGAILKMSSTAGRKKAFSACASHLSAVTIFYGTLFYMYLQPHSNNSEENMKVVSTFYGIVIPMLNPLIYSLRNKEVKEALKLMGKKFWTGLNLLKCITAK, from the coding sequence ATGACACAAGGAAATGATACAGAAGTTACTGAATTCTTTCTTCTTGGATTTGGTGGCCAACACAAGTTTCGGTATGTCCTCTTTATTGTATTTCTAGTGATCTATATGACCTCCATAATGGGTAATATTGGAATGATCCTACTCATAAAGACAGATCCCAGGCTTCaaacacccatgtactttttcctacaACATTTGGCTTTTGTTGATATCTGTTACACCTCTGCCATTACTCCCAAGATGCTGCAAAACTTCATAGTTGAAAATAAGTCAATATCTTTTGTGGGATGTACAATACAATTATTGATTTACGGAACATTTGTAACTACTGACTGCTACCTCCTGGCTACCATGGCAGTGGACCGGTATGTAGCCATCTGTAACCCACTTCACTATCCCACAGTCATGTCTCGAAGAGTCTGCATCCAGTTGGTAGCAGGTTCATATGTAGTAGGCTCAATAAATGCCTCCATACACACAGGTTTCACATTTTCACTGTCCTTCTGCAAGTCCAATAtcatcaatcactttttctgtgatggTCCCCCAATTCTCTCCCTGTCATGCTCCAGTATCAAAATCAACATCTTGCTACTTGCTGTCTTTGTGGGATTTAACTTGATGTTCACTGTGATGGTCGTCATCTTCTCCTACATATATATCCTGGGTGCCATCCTAAAGATGTCTTCTACTGcagggagaaagaaagccttctccgcGTGTGCCTCCCACCTGTCAGCAGTCACCATTTTCTATGGAACCCTCTTCTACATGTACTTACAGCCTCACTCTAATAATTCAGAGGAAAATATGAAAGTGGTCTCCACATTTTATGGTATTGTAATCCCCATGTTAAACCCCCTAATCTACAGCTTGAGAAATAAGGAGGTAAAAGAAGCTCTAAAACTGATGGGAAAGAAGTTCTGGACTGGACTTAACTTATTAAAATGTATCACAGCAAAATAA